The Oncorhynchus kisutch isolate 150728-3 linkage group LG14, Okis_V2, whole genome shotgun sequence genomic sequence ccctcctctaaaaACATCTCATCCCTTATCTCCTCCCTTAtctcatccttctccctcctctaaaaACATCTCCTCCCTTATCTCCTCCCTTAtctcatccttctccctcctctaaaaACATCTCATCCCTTATCTCCTCCCTTAtctcatccttctccctcctctaaaaACATCTCATCCCTTATCTCCTCCCTTATCTCATCCTTCTCCGTCCTCTAAAAACATCTCATCCCTTATCTCCTCCCTTAtctcatccttctccctcctctaaaaACATCTTATCCCTTATCTCCTCCCTTAtctcatccttctccctcctctaaaaACATCTCATCCCTTATCTCCTCCCTTAtctcatccttctccctcctctaaaaACACCTCatcccttacctcctcccttatctcatccttctccctcctctaaaaACATCTCATCCCTTATCTCCTCCCTTAtctcatccttctccctcctctaaaaCCATCTCCTCTTATCCTTCCAGGCTCCACATTCAAGCCTCTGAACCCAGTGAAGAGACTGGACAAGAGGAAGAACAGGAGGACTACTATCATGGGCATACCCCAGCAGGTCCAGAGAGAGCTGGGTACATGTGTAGTCCTTGGATGGCAGCTAGCTTTAACTCTGAGCTTCACTTGACAAAGAAAAGTCACCCAGACCAATAAAGGTCCAGGGTTTTGTAAATAAAGTGATGAATACTCTAAGGCACGTTGACAAAAAAAAGTCCAATCAAATCTTCTGTCATATTTAAATGAGGTGATAAGATGTGTTCCATCTCTATTACCCCTTCTAGCCCTTCACAGTGGCTCCGAATACAAAGTTCATTCCCAGCTCCCTAACGGCTCTGTCGGACAGGGTAGAGACGGCCAATCAGGTGTGGTCGTCATCCCCACCATCGACGGAGAGACCCCTCTAGCCAACTACGAAGGGGCAAGAGTACACCTCTCAGACCTGGAGGTGAGGCTTTCATATGAGCCTGTATCAAAAATCAGGCTTTCAGAGTTATAACTCGGACAAGTACATTTGTTGTGTGCTACTGGTTATAGTGTCGTACTTTCACTTACCGACAGCTACTTGCATGACTAAATTGTAGTTACATTGTATCTCATAACATCGGATTacgattattattttttttttattgccttgtgcaaatatatttatatatatatatatttatttataattaCAACTGAACTCACCTAATAGGCATCCAGAGAGGAGCTGTTGAGACACCACCTCCAGTCTGTTTACAGGGACGACCAGGGCTTCAGCCACCACAGGGGACTGGACTCTCGTCTCTCCTCCACCCAGAGGCCCAAGTCTCTGGCCGTGCCGGGCACGACCTCCTCCGGCTCCTCTGGATTCCCCAGCTTCCTCCAGGAGCCACAGGTGAGTCCCGTTCAGAACAGTGTTTGTCACAGTGTTGCTTCCTGCTGGGGTCATCGACACTGAGTGAattaaacattaggaacacctgctctttccatgacataaactgaccaggtgaatccaggtgaaagctgtgatccctttaTTGATGTCGTTttataaatccacttcaatcagtgtagatgaagaggaggagacatgttaaataaggatgtttaagccttgagacaattgagacatggattgtgtatgtgtgctattcagagggtgaatggacaagacaaaagattgaagtgcctttgaacggggtatggtagtaggtgtcaggaacactggtttgtgtcaagaactgcaatggtTTTTAACACTCAAccgtttccagtgtgtatcaagaatggtccaccacccgaaggacatccagccaacttgacacaactgcattggagtcaacattggccagcatccccgAGGAACGCTTTCGAGACCTTGTAGAATTCATTcaccaacgaattgaggctgttctgagggcgaaaGGGGCAGGTGCAACTCAATTTTACAAagatgttttgtaaactcagtgtcaATGAAAAAAAGCATGCACACATTattgtaagtcgctttggataaaagtgtctgttaAATGGCATCCCTGGAATGACATGATCATCGGATGCTGATGTTAAACCAAGCTTGCTATCTGAACCACTGGACTCAGAACTAAGATCAAAATACTCATTGTGAATggttgaatttttttttaaatttcacctttatttaaccaggtaggccagttgagaataagttctcatttacaattgcgacctgaccaagataaagcaaagcagtgagacataaaacaacacagagttacacataaacaaacgtacagtcagtaacacaatagaaaaatctgtatagtacagtgtgtgcaaatgtagtaaggaggtaaggcaataaacaggccatagttgtgaagtaattacaatttagaaaatgaacactggagtggtagatgtgtagatgatgatgtgcaagtagaaatactggtgtacaaaagagcaaaaaaaaaaataaaaacaatatggggatgaggtaggtagttggatgggatatttacagatgggctgtgtacagctgcagagatcggtaagctgctcagatagctgatgcttaaagttagtgagggagatataagtctccaacttcagcgattttaggaatttgttccagtcattggcagcagagaggtggaaggaaagacggccaaagtaagtttggggatgaccagtgagatatacctgctggagcgtgtgctacgggtgagtgttgttatggtgaccagtgagctgagataaggcggagctttacctagcaaagacttattgatgacctggagccagtggggctggcgacgaatatgtagcgagggccagccaactagagcatacaggtcacagtggtgggtggtatatggggctttggtgccaaaacggatggcactgtgatagactgcatccagtttggtgaggagagtgttggaggttattttgtaaattacatcgccgaagtcaaggattggtaggatagtcagttttacaagggtatgtttggcagcatgagtgaaggatgctttgttgcgaaataggaagccgattctataattcattttggattggagatgattaatatgagtctggaaggatagtttaccagtctaactagacacctaggtatttgtagttgtccacatattctaagtcagaaccgtccagagtagtgatgctagtcgggcgggtgggtgcgggcagcgatcggttgaagagcatgcatttagttttactagcgtttacaaacaattggaggccacagaaggagagttgtgtggcattgaagctcgtttggaggtttgttaacagtgtcaatgaagggccagatgtatacagaatggtgtcgtctgcatagaggtagATCAAGGAAtgacccgcagcaagagcgacatcattgatacagtatatagagagaaaagagtcggcccgagaactgaaccctgtggtacccccatagagactgccagaggtccagacaacaggccctcctgttgacacactgaactatgtctgagaagtagttggtgaaccaggcgaggcagtcatttgaggaaccaaggctgttgagtctgccgataagaatacagtgattgacagagtcgaatgccttggtcaggtcgatgaagacgtctgcacagtactgtcttttatcgatggcggttaagatatcgtttagtaccttaagCGTGGTTGACAGTGACCAGCTCGGGAACCGGATTGCACAGTGAAGAaagtacagtgggattcgaaatgatcagtgatctgtttattaacttggctttcgaagactttagaaaggcagaaCAGGATGgatgtaggtctgtaacagtttgggtctagagtgtctccccctttgaagagggggatgactgtggcagctttccaatccttggggatctcagacaatacgaaagagaggttgaacaggctggtaataggggtttcgacaatggcggcggatagtttcagaaatagagggtccagattgtcacgcccagctgatttgtacgggtccaggttttccagctctttcagaacatctgctattccctttgaagagggggagaaCCGcaacagctttccaatctttaggaatttcggacgatatgaaagagaggttgaacaggctagtaaacaTTTTTAGAAAGATAATGGAATGCTGAGGCTGCAAAATGGCCTCCAGCTCCACATTTGGTCagactacagtatatctacatagTATGACAGCTCTGCAGTTCTCTACATAGTATGACTCCTAATGTTGACCCTTGTATTTGCCCCCACCCAGGGTCCGGTGATGTCCATCTCTCCCCAAGCCACTTACATGTCTAAGATTATCCCCAACGCCTACCTGCCGGCCTCCGTCGACGTCATACAGATTGACCGCAGCACCAGCCGTACCCGTGGAAACAAAGGTAATGGAACGGCCCGTACCGTCAGCAAGAGCTGCCTGGCGTCCGGGTCGTCGGACAGCCCTGCGTCGTCGAGGAGGTCGGGCGGTGAAGGTTGCTATGAAGGCGGTGACAGCGGTTCACATGGTGACAGTAGCTCCTGTGACAATGGCTCTAAGGTGACCCCACACTCAGTGACTTCAAGATCCAGCTGGAGCCACTCGCAGTCTTCCGAGACGATCAAGTCCAACTCCTCCGCCATCTCCTCCACGAAGGGGAGCTTCGGACTTGCTAACCCACAGACGGTGAGCCTCGTTGGGCAGGAGACACAGCCGCAGAAGCCTGGTGCTGGGGACCAGGACAAGGTGAGCCTACAAAGCTCCGCTAGCTGGGTCAGCAGCACTAGTAGGGGTACTGGTACTGCGACCGCTCAGGGGGTCCTATCTGGATCTGGGGGGATGAGCGATGTTGGAGGAGACTCTTTCAGATTCTCTCGCTGTCTGTCGATCATGAAGACCAAGTTGCCCCCGGCTCCCCCCAGGAGAACCAACTCACTGCACCATGAGAAGATGATAAAGAGGCGAGTGGTGGAGATTAAAGACCTCAGTGACTCTGCGGGTGGGAAGTTGGAGGCTGCTGAGGACACAAGCTTAGTTACGATCGAGATCTCTAAAGAGCTCTACAAAGAAATCACAAAGAGCTCTGCCCCTGAATCCAAATCATCTGGGTTTAACTCTTTAGATGATACCAGATCTTCCGCAGCATCTAGTCCTCTGAGTCCCACACAGGCCTCCCGTGGAGGTAGTGGCAAATCAGAGGGGCCAGTGTCCAGCAGCTCTTCCCCCCAGAAAGCCCCATCAGAAGAGGGTACATTTGAAAGGACCATGTCCCCCTCCAGTGGGTACTCCAGCCAGAGTGGTACACCGACACTTTCCCCCAAGGGGATCCTCCCTTCCATCTCCCCAGGTAAACAGAAGAAGTATCCTGTCAAACCGGAACGATCTGGTTCAAGAGCTTCCTTCTCTGCAGCCTCAGTCTCCTCTTCGCTCACCTCCCTGTCTTCACTCACCTCAGAACACGTCAATCGAGAGGCCTCGAAAAACAGTTTTAACCCTCTTCAGCCGGCCTCCCTACCCCCGGCTGTTATGAGAATAGAAGATCCAGAAACGGTGACCCCGGtccgtttctctccatccatGGCGATCAGTGAGCTGCTTAACATTCCGCCACCCCCCCAAAATCAAAGCCCCTTCCCCGCCACCCCCGGAGACCTGGGTCCACAACAGACACACCTTCGAACTGCTGTGTGGGCCTTGCCCCAACGTCAACAGGCTAGCACAGCTCCAGGAGCAACAGGAACTAAAAGAGCAAGCTGCCATGATTGAGCAAAAGCAGGAACCTCAAACTAAAGCTAGCAAGGAGTCTGAAGGCTCGAACAAAAAGCAGGCTACGGTAGAAGAAGTTACTTTGACAAAATCAGAAAGCAAATACATTGTTCCCCGAGACAAGACCGAGCCTATGTTAGAGCCGGCACCTGAGGTATCGGAGAGCACAGAAAGTCAAACGAAAGAACAAGGAAGCCTGGCGGTGATCGCAGAGAAGGTAAAAGCAAGTGTAGAGATCCAGGACCAGAAGCAGGAacagagtagtagtagcagtagtagtgttgcACAGGTCAAGGATCAAGAAGAGAGGCTAGAGACACAAGTTAGTTTAACAATGATTCCAAAGAAGGAACCCCCTCCTGTCATGAAGAAAAGTACTCATAGAAAAGAAGCTAAAGTTCAATTAACAGCAGACACACAACAAAAGTCGCCATTTGATGAGGTCACAGTAGAGGTGAAGGTAGAGTCCCCCAGCAAGAGTGAGAAGTGTTCTCCACAGGCTGAGGTAGTCGCTAAGGAAGTTGAGGTTGAGATAGCAGCTAAGGAGGTCGAAGGTTGGAGTGCTACTGAAAACACTATAGAGGAAAGTCCCACCAAATCTACACAGACCCTTGCCGTGGAGCCTCCCAAAGTGGACCGGGTCTCCCCTCcagcctcccctcccccttcccaccaccctcctccacctccttctaaGACACCTCCCTACTCTGTGGCCCCTCCCCCACCTGAGGTtgaggaggagtgtgaggaagagaTTCCCATAATACAGTCCTGCtggccccctccacccccaccagaGGAGCCAGCAGATTCAGTCTTTGAAGAGATGGActttccacctcctccccctcccttcatGACGGAGAGCTTGCCAGATGTGGTGGAGACATGTAACACAGTCGCTGATGTCCAGGAGGCGTCCATTATAGCTCTGGATGGGGAGGAGGTTAAGGAAACCGTGAATGTTTTCACTGTCGCAACTGTGAATGGGGAAACTACAGATCTTTCACCCATTTCCACTCAAATGGAGCCAAAAGAGGATAAACCTGAAAGGGTGATTCTGAACTCTAATGCTCTAATCCCAACTGATGAAACCAGATTTGAGGAATCTGAATCAGCTGAGCTCCAATTAATTCCTTCAGATGATTCAGCTGTCGTTTCTCCAGTTCAGCCCAATGAAAAAGAGGCAGAGGTCAAGCAATCTGCCCAGAAACCAATCACAATGCAAGACACCCCACAACCAACAGAAACTTCTCCTGAGTCACAGGAAGTCCCGCCCTTACCAGAGGATGTCCCTCCCTCACACCAggaagctcctcctcctcctccaccaatgACAACAGCCTTGGTGCCCCCATCaagtattcctcctccacctcctatcaatgtccccctccctccccgtGTACAATTTGAGGATCTGATGCCCTCTGAGCTCCCTAACAGTGCCCCACGTCCACCACCCATTAacatccctctcccaccccctctcccaaCTGAGAACCAACCCCCTGTGATCTTCAGGAGACAGCCCAGCTTGGCGAACAGAGAGACCAGGAGCAAAGAGCTTCTGTCTAGGCACAAGAGTGTCCCTATTCCCAAAGAAGATGCCAACATTCCACTGGTCACACCCTCTCTGCTTCAAATGGTACGTCTCAGATCGGTCAACGTTGGCGAAGACTACGTTAAAGCGCTTTCTGACGACAACAATTCCAACAGTGGGAAACCACCTGCTCAGGATCAGAGTTCAACCCAAATCCAAACCCAAGGATCGCAGAACATAACACCCCAAAAACCAATTCGGAGATCCCTGTCACTAAAATCCACACCTCGGCCACTGAAGTCGTCACCGGTGACGCTCATCGCCCCCTCGATGAGTATGCAGGAAGCTATCCGAATGAAGACAGCAGCCATGTCTTCCAGAGATAATCTTCCAACACGCTTTAGAATGCCATCCTCCACCTCAATTCCCAGTTGCAGTGGGGGTAAATCAGGAATGTTATCCCCATTGTTACCAGAAGGAGGTGAGATGCTAaagacccccaccaccaccactgctaGCTTCATCTTCTCCAGGAGCTCAAAGAAGGTTGTCATAGAAACgcctgcctcctcctcccccgAGGTACAGGCGAGCCTAAAGCAGAGCCTAGCTGCGGAACTCAAGCGCTTTTCCGAACAATCTATGGCTTCCACAGTCGCTAATGGCAACGTTGGAAGAACTGGGATTCCGAGGAGAATTCCGCCACCCGTGGCTAAGAAACCAGCTCACACCTTGGAGAAGCCTGTGTGTTCTACACTGAGGAGCACTCCGTCTCCAAGGGGAACAGAAGCTAacggagagacagaaacagcgcAACCTGCGGGCCAGCAAGCACTGACAGAGGAGAGCAAGTAAGAACATCAGCGCTACACTTAGAATAGGATTTTGTCTGCATGTTAATAACTACACCTCCTTGAAAAGACAAGCTGTAAAGCAAATGTAATTTGTTTATTTCAGGTAGTAATGCAGGTAGTGCatcaaatttatttttatttaactaggcaagtcagttaagaacaaattcttattttcaatgacggcctagtgggttaactgcctgttaaggggcggaatgacagatttgtaccttgtcagcttggggatttgaacttgcaaccttttggttactagtccaacactctaaccactaggctaccctgcctcccccatAATCTTGCAGTGATTATGTTTCATTGAATGCTTATAAATAATTTAAAGACGAACACCacgctttctctcacacacacacacaacatatcatagggctctggtcacaggtagtgcactatatatagggaataaggtgcctaTTGGGACGCACTGACTTCTAAGTTTAACATATTTCCACTGTTTTCCAGGTGAAATGGAGACGTCTAACATTGTGGAAGCACCATTGCGCTTTTGAAAAAGACTGGATTCTTGTGGAATGGGA encodes the following:
- the LOC109883184 gene encoding LOW QUALITY PROTEIN: uncharacterized protein KIAA1522 homolog (The sequence of the model RefSeq protein was modified relative to this genomic sequence to represent the inferred CDS: deleted 1 base in 1 codon), translated to MGNSVHKNKKRVPEARNGPSSHLNPDPRSGSKPDPNPSPRSGNTKSFWHFGRVDKLKTAGPKCLDEQKELTVHYTASSHYQENVFIECNRPQYLQDLHTEAREGLKILQQEEHNKGVDFQDDHSDADVSPNHRDGSQESGSTAGISVTAVTSAGLAVSTRPVLTRQGSTFKPLNPVKRLDKRKNRRTTIMGIPQQVQRELALHSGSEYKVHSQLPNGSVGQGRDGQSGVVVIPTIDGETPLANYEGARVHLSDLEASREELLRHHLQSVYRDDQGFSHHRGLDSRLSSTQRPKSLAVPGTTSSGSSGFPSFLQEPQGPVMSISPQATYMSKIIPNAYLPASVDVIQIDRSTSRTRGNKGNGTARTVSKSCLASGSSDSPASSRRSGGEGCYEGGDSGSHGDSSSCDNGSKVTPHSVTSRSSWSHSQSSETIKSNSSAISSTKGSFGLANPQTVSLVGQETQPQKPGAGDQDKVSLQSSASWVSSTSRGTGTATAQGVLSGSGGMSDVGGDSFRFSRCLSIMKTKLPPAPPRRTNSLHHEKMIKRRVVEIKDLSDSAGGKLEAAEDTSLVTIEISKELYKEITKSSAPESKSSGFNSLDDTRSSAASSPLSPTQASRGGSGKSEGPVSSSSSPQKAPSEEGTFERTMSPSSGYSSQSGTPTLSPKGILPSISPGKQKKYPVKPERSGSRASFSAASVSSSLTSLSSLTSEHVNREASKNSFNPLQPASLPPAVMRIEDPETVTPVRFSPSMAISELLNIPPPPKIKAPSPPPPETWVHNRHTFELLCGPCPNVNRLAQLQEQQELKEQAAMIEQKQEPQTKASKESEGSNKKQATVEEVTLTKSESKYIVPRDKTEPMLEPAPEVSESTESQTKEQGSLAVIAEKVKASVEIQDQKQEQSSSSSSSVAQVKDQEERLETQVSLTMIPKKEPPPVMKKSTHRKEAKVQLTADTQQKSPFDEVTVEVKVESPSKSEKCSPQAEVVAKEVEVEIAAKEVEGWSATENTIEESPTKSTQTLAVEPPKVDRVSPPASPPPSHHPPPPPSKTPPYSVAPPPPEVEEECEEEIPIIQSCWPPPPPPEEPADSVFEEMDFPPPPPPFMTESLPDVVETCNTVADVQEASIIALDGEEVKETVNVFTVATVNGETTDLSPISTQMEPKEDKPERVILNSNALIPTDETRFEESESAELQLIPSDDSAVVSPVQPNEKEAEVKQSAQKPITMQDTPQPTETSPESQEVPPLPEDVPPSHQEAPPPPPPMTTALVPPSSIPPPPPINVPLPPRVQFEDLMPSELPNSAPRPPPINIPLPPPLPTENQPPVIFRRQPSLANRETRSKELLSRHKSVPIPKEDANIPLVTPSLLQMVRLRSVNVGEDYVKALSDDNNSNSGKPPAQDQSSTQIQTQGSQNITPQKPIRRSLSLKSTPRPLKSSPVTLIAPSMSMQEAIRMKTAAMSSRDNLPTRFRMPSSTSIPSCSGGKSGMLSPLLPEGGEMLKTPTTTTASFIFSRSSKKVVIETPASSSPEVQASLKQSLAAELKRFSEQSMASTVANGNVGRTGIPRRIPPPVAKKPAHTLEKPVCSTLRSTPSPRGTEANGETETAQPAGQQALTEESK